A genomic window from bacterium includes:
- the infC gene encoding translation initiation factor IF-3 encodes MKERIRINQNIRRAELRVISPEGENLGTLSFEDAFARARSLGLDLIEIAPTAEPPVAKIMDYGKFCYEAKRKERSTRQRRVHVTETKSIQVKVGTGEHDLALKAKRVAEWLGEGDRVKIDLFLPGRTKYLDRAFLEDRLLRFMRLIPEEYKIADPVRKAPKGLSVTIEHVRKKKVEGGE; translated from the coding sequence TTGAAAGAACGCATCCGCATCAATCAGAATATACGCAGGGCGGAGCTCCGTGTCATCTCACCTGAGGGAGAGAATCTCGGCACGCTCTCGTTTGAAGACGCTTTTGCTCGCGCGCGCTCTCTCGGCCTCGACCTCATTGAAATTGCGCCGACGGCCGAGCCGCCGGTTGCAAAAATAATGGACTATGGTAAGTTCTGCTACGAGGCAAAGCGGAAAGAGCGTTCGACGCGCCAACGAAGAGTACACGTGACCGAAACGAAAAGCATCCAGGTCAAGGTCGGCACCGGCGAGCACGACCTCGCGCTTAAAGCGAAGCGCGTTGCAGAGTGGCTCGGCGAGGGCGACCGCGTAAAAATTGATCTTTTTCTCCCCGGCCGCACGAAGTATCTTGACCGCGCGTTTCTTGAAGATCGCCTCCTCAGGTTCATGCGCCTCATCCCCGAGGAGTACAAAATCGCCGACCCGGTGAGAAAGGCGCCGAAGGGGCTGTCGGTCACAATTGAACACGTTCGTAAAAAGAAAGTAGAAGGTGGAGAGTAG